A window of Pantoea agglomerans contains these coding sequences:
- a CDS encoding DUF1289 domain-containing protein, whose amino-acid sequence MAEQLEFFPVPSPCRGICQVDARGYCIGCLRSRDERFNWMKFSDAQKRDVLRLCYQRRLRLLRQQKPEDDAEPQQPSLF is encoded by the coding sequence GTGGCGGAGCAACTTGAGTTTTTCCCGGTACCCAGTCCCTGTCGCGGCATCTGCCAGGTGGATGCGCGCGGCTACTGCATCGGCTGCCTGCGCAGCCGCGATGAACGTTTTAACTGGATGAAATTTAGCGACGCCCAGAAGCGCGACGTGCTGCGCCTCTGCTATCAGCGTCGCCTGCGTCTGCTGCGCCAGCAGAAGCCGGAGGATGATGCCGAACCGCAGCAGCCATCCCTGTTCTGA
- the sodC gene encoding superoxide dismutase family protein: MKKSVLAWLLAISGGLAGSALAQEVTLHKVSAEGIGEAIGTVDIEQTKYGLLFTPKLSGLAPGVHGFHVHANGSCEPGESEGKKVAAGAAGGHLDPQKTGKHLGPYGEGHLGDLPAIYVDEKGSAAWPVLAPRLKSLDEIKGKALMVHVGGDNHSDHPQPLGGGGGRYACGVI; encoded by the coding sequence ATGAAAAAATCGGTCTTAGCGTGGCTGTTAGCGATAAGCGGCGGCCTGGCCGGCAGTGCGCTGGCGCAAGAGGTCACCCTGCATAAAGTGAGCGCCGAGGGCATCGGCGAGGCGATCGGCACGGTCGATATTGAGCAGACGAAATATGGCCTGCTGTTTACGCCGAAGCTGAGCGGCCTGGCACCCGGCGTGCACGGCTTTCACGTACACGCCAACGGTAGCTGCGAGCCGGGCGAATCTGAAGGCAAAAAGGTCGCGGCGGGCGCGGCGGGCGGCCATCTCGATCCGCAAAAAACCGGCAAGCATCTCGGTCCCTACGGCGAGGGCCATCTCGGCGATCTGCCGGCGATCTACGTCGATGAGAAAGGCAGCGCCGCCTGGCCAGTGCTGGCGCCGCGGCTGAAATCTCTGGATGAGATCAAGGGCAAGGCGTTAATGGTGCATGTCGGCGGCGACAACCACAGCGACCATCCACAGCCGCTTGGCGGCGGCGGCGGGCGCTACGCCTGCGGCGTGATCTGA
- a CDS encoding aldo/keto reductase family oxidoreductase, whose amino-acid sequence MLQAQQISPQGPAFSPLIMGYWRLMEWGMSPQQRVSFIEHHLSLGITTVDHADIYGDYRCEAAFGEALRLSPGLRDRLQIVTKCGIATRAKPEHQIGHYITDKAHIVQSTENSLRHFATDRLDLLLIHRPDPLMNADAVAEAFLALHQSGKVLHFGVSNFTPSQFALLQSRLPFTLVTNQVEISPIQQNVLLDGTLDQCQQLRLRPMAWSCLGGGELFQDPHYQPLRDELEQVRRETGAASLAQVVYAWVLALPSQPLPIIGSGNPERVSEAVAALGVTLDRQQWFRIRKAALGYDVP is encoded by the coding sequence ATGCTACAAGCGCAACAGATTTCGCCGCAGGGGCCCGCTTTCTCTCCGCTGATAATGGGCTACTGGCGCCTGATGGAGTGGGGAATGAGCCCGCAGCAGCGCGTCAGCTTTATCGAACATCACCTCTCGCTAGGCATTACCACGGTGGATCACGCCGATATCTATGGCGATTACCGCTGCGAAGCCGCCTTTGGCGAGGCGCTGCGGCTATCGCCCGGCTTGCGCGATCGCCTGCAGATCGTCACTAAATGCGGCATCGCCACGCGCGCGAAGCCAGAGCATCAGATCGGACACTACATCACCGACAAAGCCCATATCGTGCAGAGCACGGAGAACTCGCTGCGCCATTTCGCCACCGACCGGCTCGATCTGCTGCTGATCCATCGCCCCGATCCGCTGATGAACGCCGACGCGGTGGCCGAGGCGTTTCTGGCGCTGCACCAGAGCGGCAAGGTGCTGCACTTTGGCGTCTCAAACTTTACGCCATCGCAGTTCGCGCTGCTGCAGTCGCGGCTGCCCTTTACGCTGGTCACCAATCAGGTGGAGATTTCGCCGATTCAGCAAAACGTTCTGCTGGACGGTACGCTCGATCAGTGTCAGCAGCTGCGCCTGCGGCCGATGGCGTGGTCCTGTCTGGGCGGTGGCGAGCTGTTTCAGGATCCGCACTATCAGCCGCTGCGCGACGAACTGGAACAGGTGCGCCGCGAAACCGGTGCCGCCAGCCTGGCGCAGGTGGTTTACGCCTGGGTGCTGGCGCTGCCGAGCCAGCCGCTGCCGATTATCGGCTCCGGCAACCCTGAACGCGTCAGCGAAGCGGTGGCGGCGCTCGGCGTCACGCTGGATCGCCAGCAGTGGTTCCGCATCCGCAAAGCGGCGCTGGGTTACGATGTGCCCTGA